A genomic stretch from Solanum stenotomum isolate F172 chromosome 8, ASM1918654v1, whole genome shotgun sequence includes:
- the LOC125872934 gene encoding probable LRR receptor-like serine/threonine-protein kinase At3g47570 isoform X3, whose product MSLSNNELTGHIPNTVQGMLNLQQLYLFDNKIEGSIPDIICNLQNLGALDLSDNHFSGSVPSCLGNMTSLRELYLNNNKLDSRLPSSLGSLQDLIEFDVSSNLLRGEIPLESGNLKAATHIDLSNNYFSGKIPSTLGGLDKLIILSLAHNRLEGPIPESFGKMLSLEYLDLSYNNLSGEIPKSLEALVCLKYLNFSFNELSGEIPTDGPFANVTSQSFLSNDALCGDSQFNVKPCPTKSIKKSRRKRVLTGLYILLGIGSLFTLTVGLVVLRLRNTKKNASQKDVFIVKGHERISYYELEQATEGFNETNLLGNGSYSMVYKGILKDGIIFAAKVFNVQLDGAFKSFDVECEIFRNLRHRNLTKVITNCSNLDFKALVLEYMPNGTLDKWLYSHNLFLNLLQRLDIMIDVASAMDYLHNGYSKPVVHCDLKPSNVLLDQEMIAHVSDFGIAKMLGEGEVFVQTRTIATIGYIAPEYGQDGIVSTRCDVYSFGILMMEMFTRTRPSDEIFTGDLSIQRWVNDSFPGEILKVVDSNLVQPGDEQIAAKMLCLLSIVELALNCTIVRPDARISMKDALSTLKKMRLQLVSSRH is encoded by the exons ATGAGTCTGTCTAACAATGAATTGACTGGACATATTCCAAATACTGTCCAAGGCATGTTGAACCTTCAACAACTTTACTTATTTGACAACAAGATAGAAGGATCCATACCAGATATTATCTGCAATTTACAGAATCTAGGTGCATTAGACTTGTCAGATAATCATTTTTCTGGTTCAGTGCCATCATGCTTAGGTAACATGACCAGTTTGAGGGAACTTTATCTAAATAACAACAAGCTGGATTCTAGATTACCTTCAAGCTTGGGTAGCCTTCAAGATCTCATAGAATTCGATGTTTCATCCAATTTATTGAGAGGGGAAATTCCACTGGAGAGCGGAAACTTAAAGGCAGCAACACACATTGATCTGtcgaataattatttttctggTAAGATTCCTAGTACTCTAGGGGGTCTAGATAAATTGATTATTCTTTCTCTAGCACATAATAGATTAGAGGGGCCTATTCCTGAATCATTTGGCAAAATGTTGTCCTTGGAGTACTTGGATTTGTCCTATAACAATCTTAGTGGTGAAATTCCAAAGTCATTAGAAGCTCTTGTGTGTCTCAAATACCTAAATTTCTCTTTCAATGAACTCAGTGGAGAAATTCCCACTGATGGTCCCTTTGCAAATGTAACCAGTCAGTCTTTCTTGTCCAATGATGCACTTTGTGGTGACTCCCAATTTAATGTAAAACCATGCCCAACCAAATCTATaaagaaatcaagaagaaaaagagtgcTTACAGGTTTATATATTCTATTAGGGATTGGATCACTCTTCACGTTGACTGTTGGACTTGTGGTGTTAAGATTGAGAAACACAAAGAAGAATGCAAGTCAAAAAGATGTGTTTATCGTAAAAGGGCATGAAAGAATTTCATATTATGAACTTGAACAGGCAACTGAAGGATTCAACGAAACCAACTTGCTTGGTAATGGGAGTTACAGCATGGTTTATAAAGGGATACTTAAGGATGGTATCATTTTTGCAGCAAAGGTATTCAATGTGCAATTGGATGGTGCATTCAAAAGTTTTGACGTGGAATGTGAGATATTCCGCAACCTTCGCCATAGAAATCTGACCAAAGTCATCACCAACTGCTCCAATCTTGATTTCAAGGCCCTAGTGTTGGAATACATGCCCAACGGGACACTTGATAAATGGTTATACTCTCACAACTTGTTCTTGAACTTATTGCAGAGACTGGATATAATGATAGATGTTGCATCTGCAATGGACTATCTCCACAATGGCTATTCAAAGCCTGTGGTGCATTGTGACTTGAAGCCAAGCAATGTGTTGCTAGATCAAGAAATGATTGCTCATGTAAGTGATTTTGGCATTGCAAAAATGTTAGGTGAAGGGGAGGTTTTTGTTCAGACAAGGACAATTGCAACCATTGGATATATTGCTCCAG AGTATGGACAAGATGGAATAGTATCCACGAGGTGTGATGTTTATAGTTTTGGCATCCTGATGATGGAGATGTTCACACGAACAAGACCAAGTGATGAGATATTTACTGGAGACTTGAGCATACAACGTTGGGTTAATGATTCCTTTCCAGGTGAAATTCTTAAGGTGGTGGATTCTAATTTGGTACAGCCAGGAGATGAACAAATCGCTGCAAAGATGCTGTGTTTGTTATCTATCGTGGAATTAGCTTTGAACTGCACTATTGTGAGACCTGATGCAAGAATTAGCATGAAAGATGCTCTTTCAACACTCAAAAAGATGAGGCTCCAGCTTGTTAGTAGTCGGCACTAG
- the LOC125873957 gene encoding receptor-like protein kinase translates to MDINCNVLFVAIFILFYTSLANISTDEAALLSLKSHISFHPNNILASNWSSSTPVCSWIGITCSSRHNRVTALDISSMQLHGTIPPHIGNLSFLSFLDISNNTFHGDLPQELAHLQRLKLIDVTSNNFTGAIPSFLSLLPKIRFVYLSSNQFLGEIPSSLSNLTKLQVLRMQNNFLQGEIPRELSDLRYLTILDLQINQLTGSIPSSIFNITTMQVIALTKNNLTGKLPTTICDHLPNMEGLYLQRNSLDGVIPPNLEKCRKLQILGLGYNEFIGTVPRELANLTALTTLAMAALHLEGEIPMELGDLTELKTLELSQNELTGSFPDSIFNMSALQTIDFELNKLSGTLPSDLGRGMPNLKAIFCGGNNLSGFISDSISNSSRLTMFDLSENSFTGPIPKSLGNLEYLEHMNLERNNFISDPSLSFLTSLTNCRKLRVLALGYSPLDGVLPASVGNFSNSLQRFVHQLVN, encoded by the exons ATGGACATAAATTGCAATGTTCTCTTTGTTGCAATTTTCATTCTGTTTTATACTTCACTTGCTAATATTAGTACTGATGAAGCTGCTCTTCTTTCTCTGAAATCACACATTTCTTTTCATCCTAACAATATCTTAGCAAGCAACTGGTCTTCTTCCACCCCGGTTTGCAGCTGGATTGGAATCACTTGCAGCTCCCGCCACAATCGAGTCACTGCTTTAGACATTTCTAGCATGCAACTTCATGGTACCATTCCTCCACACATCGGAAACctctcatttctttctttccttgaCATCAGTAACAACACTTTTCATGGAGATTTGCCACAAGAGTTGGCTCATTTGCAGAGGTTGAAATTGATTGATGTCACAAGCAATAACTTCACCGGAGCCATTCCATCATTTTTAAGTTTGTTACCAAAAATACGCTTTGTGTACCTATCGAGCAACCAATTTTTGGGAGAAATTCCATCTTCCCTTTCCAATCTAACAAAGTTGCAAGTGTTGAGAatgcaaaataattttcttcaaGGAGAGATCCCTCGGGAACTCAGTGATCTTCGTTACTTGACTATCCTAGACCTGCAAATTAATCAGCTTACTGGCTCTATACCGTCATCAATCTTTAACATTACTACAATGCAAGTAATTGCTCTTACAAAGAACAATCTTACTGGTAAGCTTCCAACAACTATATGTGATCATCTTCCAAACATGGAAGGGCTTTACCTCCAAAGAAACTCCCTAGATGGAGTTATTCCACCAAACCTGGAGAAATGCAGAAAGCTTCAAATATTGGGATTGGGTTATAATGAGTTTATTGGAACTGTACCAAGAGAGCTGGCCAACTTAACAGCTCTTACAACATTAGCAATGGCAGCTCTGCATTTGGAAG GAGAGATACCAATGGAGCTAGGTGATCTTACGGAACTTAAAACATTAGAATTATCACAGAATGAGCTTACTGGCTCTTTCCCTGACAGCATTTTCAACATGTCAGCACTGCAGACTATAGATTTTGAACTAAACAAGCTTTCAGGTACTCTACCTTCAGATTTAGGTCGTGGAATGCCCAACCTAAAAGCAATTTTTTGTGGAGGAAATAATCTGAGTGGTTTTATCTCTGATTCAATCTCTAATTCTTCAAGACTCACAATGTTTGACCTCTCAGAAAACAGTTTCACAGGTCCAATTCCTAAATCACTTGGTAACTTAGAATACCTTGAGCATATGAACTTGGagagaaataattttattagtgatCCATCATTGAGTTTCCTGACATCATTAACAAACTGTAGGAAACTACGCGTACTCGCGTTAGGTTATAGTCCGTTGGATGGTGTTTTGCCTGCATCTGTTGGTAATTTCTCAAACTCCTTGCAAAGATTTGTACACCAGCTTGTAAACTGA
- the LOC125873958 gene encoding MDIS1-interacting receptor like kinase 2-like, which produces MQLHGTIPPHIGNFSFLSFLDISNNTFHGDLPQELAHLQRLKLIDVTSNNFTGAIPSFLSLLPKIRFVYLSSNQFLGEIPSSLSNLTKLQVLRMQYNFLQGEIPRELSDLRYLTILDLQINQLTGSIPSSIFNITTMHNIALSENNLTGKLPTTICDHLPNLKGLYLSKNYLGGIIPPDIENCRKLQILSLSYNEFIGTVPRELSNLTALTTLVIESLHLEGEIPMGLGNLKKLQWLGLPFNELTGSIPASIFNISALQIIEFELNNLSGTLPSDLGRGMPNLEEFFCGGNNLSGFISDSISNSSKLRKLDLAVNSFTGPIPKLLGNLEYLEILNLENNNFISDSSLSFLTSLTNCRKLRALRFNENALDGALSASVGNFSNSLQNFGGNSCKLKGVIPREIGNLTGVTRIDLYNNELTGHIPNTVQDMLNLQEFYLQSNKIEGTIPNVLCSLMNLGALDLTENHFSGSVPSCLGNVTSLRYLNLAFNRLNSLPANLGSLQDLIEFNVSSNLLSGHISLEFGNFKSATLIDLSKNDFSDKIPSTLGDIVLTSEGYKFVLVEDYPIKSADPTDEEVQAYDKWVKVDEMARCYILASMANVLQYQHQSMTSAYDILASLKEMFGEQNRAAKQTAMKALLTTKMAEGSSIREHVLKLMNYLNELEILGAEIDKESQVEMILQTLPDSFQQFRLNYNMNKMDMSLAKLLNELQAAGPSSSKPAKFQKKKKKPRKAVTPGGAKDGVAKPKESGATDHICTSLQGFQETRRLNKDEISVFQAYGEPAPALAVGIISFSFSSSRLLVLNNVLYVPSIRRNLLSVSKLMDDGYDIHYANNSAVIK; this is translated from the exons ATGCAACTTCATGGTACCATTCCTCCACACATCGGAAActtctcatttctttctttccttgaCATCAGTAACAACACTTTTCATGGAGATTTGCCACAAGAGTTGGCTCATTTGCAGAGGTTGAAATTGATTGATGTCACAAGCAATAACTTCACCGGAGCCATTCCATCATTTTTAAGTTTGTTACCAAAAATACGCTTTGTGTACCTATCGAGCAACCAATTTTTGGGAGAAATTCCATCTTCCCTTTCCAATCTAACAAAGTTGCAAGTGTTGAGAAtgcaatataattttcttcaagGAGAGATCCCTCGGGAACTCAGTGATCTTCGTTACCTAACTATCCTAGACCTGCAAATTAATCAGCTTACTGGCTCTATACCGTCATCAATATTTAACATTACTACAATGCATAACATTGCTCTTAGTGAAAACAATCTTACTGGTAAGCTTCCAACAACTATATGTGATCATCTTCCAAATTTGAAAGGGCTTTACCTCTCAAAAAACTACCTAGGTGGCATTATTCCACCAGACATAGAAAATTGCAGAAAGCTTCAGATCTTGTCATTGTCTTACAATGAGTTTATTGGAACTGTACCAAGAGAGCTATCCAACTTAACAGCTCTTACAACATTAGTAATTGAATCTCTGCATTTGGAAG GAGAGATACCTATGGGGCTAGGTAATCTTAAGAAACTACAGTGGCTGGGATTACCCTTCAATGAGCTTACTGGTTCTATCCCTGCAAGCATTTTCAACATTTCAGCACTGCAGATCATAGAATTTGAACTAAACAATCTTTCAGGTACTCTACCTTCAGATTTAGGTCGTGGAATGCCCAACCTAGAAGAATTCTTTTGTGGAGGAAATAATCTGAGTGGTTTTATCTCTGATTCAATctcaaattcatcaaaactCAGAAAACTTGATCTTGCAGTAAACAGTTTCACAGGTCCAATTCCTAAATTGCTTGGTAACTTAGAATACCTAGAGATTCTGAACTTGGAGAACAATAATTTTATCAGCGATTCATCATTGAGCTTCCTTACATCATTAACAAACTGTAGGAAACTAAGAGCACTCCGATTTAATGAGAATGCATTGGATGGGGCATTATCAGCGTCTGTTGGTAATTTCTCAAACTCATTGCAAAATTTTGGAGGAAATAGTTGTAAATTGAAGGGTGTCATTCCCCGAGAAATTGGTAATCTTACTGGAGTGACAAGGATTGATCTGTATAACAATGAGTTGACCGGACATATTCCAAATACTGTCCAAGACATGTTGAACCTCCAAGAATTTTACCTACAAAGCAACAAGATAGAAGGAACCATACCAAATGTTTTATGCAGTTTAATGAATCTTGGTGCATTAGACTTGAcagaaaatcatttttctggTTCAGTGCCCTCGTGCTTAGGGAATGTTACGAGTTTGAGGTATCTTAATCTAGCTTTCAACAGGCTGAATTCATTACCTGCAAACTTGGGGAGCCTTCAAGATCTAATAGAATTCAATGTTTCATCCAATTTATTAAGTGGCCATATTTCTCTGGAATTCGGAAACTTTAAGTCTGCAACACTcattgatttgtcaaaaaatgatttttctgaTAAAATTCCTAGCACTTTAGGGG ATATTGTCCTAACTTCTGAGGGTTATAAATTTGTATTGGTTGAGGATTATCCTATCAAATCAGCAGATCCTACTGATGAGGAAGTCCAAGCCTATGACAAATGGGTTAAGGTTGATGAGATGGCAAGATGCTACATTCTTGCCTCAATGGCGAATGTCTTGCAGTATCAGCATCAGTCTATGACATCTGCTTATGATATACTCGCATCTCTTAAGGAGATGTTTGGTGAGCAGAATCGTGCTGCAAAACAGACTGCCATGAAAGCCCTTTTGACCACAAAAATGGCTGAAGGATCTTCTATCAGAGAACATGTGCTGAAGTTGATGAATTACTTGAATGAGCTGGAGATACTTGGTGCTGAGATTGATAAGGAATCTCAAGTTGAGATGATCCTTCAGACTTTGCCGGACAGTTTTCAACAGTTTCGCTTGAACTATAATATGAATAAGATGGACATGTCTTTAGCGAAATTGTTAAATGAGTTGCAAGCG GCTGGGCCGTCTTCTTCAAAACCAGCaaaattccaaaagaaaaagaaaaagccCCGCAAGGCTGTGACACCCGGAGGTGCTAAGGATGGTGTGGCTAAGCCGAAAG AATCTGGAGCCACTGATCATATCTGCACTTCTTTGCAGGGGTTTCAAGAAACACGGCGGCTAAATAAGGATGAAATTAGTGTTTTTCAAGCATATGGGGAGCCAGCACCTGCCTTAGCTGTTGGAATAATTTCGTTTTCATTTAGTAGTTCCAGACTTTTAGTATTGAATAATGTTTTATATGTTCCTTCTATAAGAAGGAATTTATTGTCTGTTTCTAAACTAATGGATGATGGTTATGATATTCACTATGCGAATAACTCTGCTGTTattaagtaa
- the LOC125872931 gene encoding phosphomethylpyrimidine synthase, chloroplastic translates to MASVQTALTSLLCKKGNNHPQVNVPRSSFLPGFDLTGQVAVTRRRETRFNSFSSPRATLTFDPPSTDNKEKTKPKHTVDPNAPDFLPLPAFEQCFPKSSKEYSEVMHEETGQVLKVPFRRIHLSGDEPHFDTYDTSGPQGVNPRVGLPKLRTEWINRREKLGGPRYTQMFYAKQGIITEEMAYCAAREKMDPEFVRSEVARGRAIIPSNKKHPELEPMIVGRKFLVKVNANIGNSAVVSSIEEEVHKLQWATMWGADTIMDLSTGRHIHETREWILRNSAVPVGTVPIYQALEKVNGIAENLSWEVFRETLIEQAEQGVDYFTIHAGVLLRYIPLTAKRMTGIVSRGGSIHAKWCLAYHKENFAYEHWDDILDICNQYDISLSIGDGLRPGSIYDANDTAQFAELLTQGELTRRAWEKDVQVMNEGPGHVPMHKIPENMQKQLEWCNEAPFYTLGPLTTDIAPGYDHITSAIGAANIGALGTALLCYVTPKEHLGLPNRDDVKTGVISYKIAAHAADLAKGHPLSQAWDDALSKARFEFRWMDQFALSLDPVTAMSFHDETLPADGAKVAHFCSMCGPKFCSMKITEDIRKYAENHGYGNAEEAIQQGMDAMSAAFQAAKKTISGEQHGEVGGEIYLPENYINSLKSQRNI, encoded by the exons ATGGCGTCTGTCCAAACTGCTTTGACATCACTCCTATGCAAGAAAGGGAACAATCATCCACAAGTAAATGTTCCAAGAAGTTCCTTCTTGCCAGGGTTCGATTTGACAGGGCAAGTTGCTGTTACGAGGAGAAGGGAGACGCGTTTCAATTCTTTTTCAAGCCCGAGAGCAACACTAACCTTTGATCCTCCCAGTACTGATAATAAAGAGAAGACAAAACCAAAGCACACTGTTGATCCTAATGCTCCTGATTTCCTGCCACTTCCAGCATTCGAACAATGCTTTCCGAAAAGCTCCAAGGAATACAG TGAAGTTATGCATGAAGAAACTGGTCAAGTGCTCAAAGTCCCATTTCGACGCATCCATCTTTCCGGGGATGAACCACATTTTGACACTTATGATACCAGTGGTCCTCAGGGTGTAAACCCGCGTGTTG GACTTCCCAAGCTGCGCACGGAGTGGATTAACAGGAGGGAGAAGTTAGGAGGACCAAGGTATACTCAAATGTTCTATGCTAAGCAGGGAATCATAACTGAGGAAATGGCATACTGTGCTGCTCGTGAAAAAATGGATCCGGAATTTGTGAGGTCAGAAGTTGCTCGAGGCCGTGCAATCATCCCTTCaaacaagaagcaccctgaGTTGGAGCCAATGATAGTAGGAAGAAAGTTCTTAGTGAAAGTCAATGCCAACATCGGAAACTCTGCTGTTGTAAGCTCGATTGAAGAAGAAGTTCACAAGCTTCAATGGGCAACAATGTGGGGTGCAGATACGATTATGGATCTCTCTACTGGTCGTCACATCCACGAGACTCGTGAGTGGATCTTGCGTAATTCTGCTGTACCAGTAGGCACTGTGCCAATTTACCAAGCACTAGAAAAAGTGAACGGCATTGCTGAGAATCTGAGTTGGGAAGTTTTCAGAGAGACCTTAATTGAACAAGCTGAGCAAGGTGTTGATTACTTCACAATCCATGCCGGAGTCCTTCTTAGGTACATCCCACTGACAGCAAAACGGATGACCGGAATTGTTTCTCGTGGAGGCTCAATTCATGCAAAGTGGTGCTTAGCTTATCACAAGGAGaattttgcttatgaacattggGATGACATACTTGACATCTGTAATCAGTACGATATATCGTTATCAATTGGTGATGGACTGAGACCTGGTTCAATTTATGATGCAAATGACACCGCTCAGTTTGCTGAGCTCTTGACTCAAGGGGAGCTGACTCGCCGAGCTTGGGAAAAGGATGTACAG GTTATGAATGAAGGGCCTGGACACGTACCAATGCATAAGATTCCCGAGAACATGCAAAAACAGCTAGAGTGGTGTAATGAAGCACCATTTTACACTCTTGGACCATTGACAACTGATATAGCTCCCGGATATGATCATATCACCTCAGCCATCGGTGCAGCCAATATAGGAGCACTCGGGACTGCACTTCTGTGTTACGTCACTCCAAAAGAGCATCTTGGTCTGCCTAATCGTGATGACGTGAAGACAGGGGTAATATCATATAAGATAGCTGCTCATGCAGCTGACCTTGCAAAAGGtcacccactttctcaagcttgGGATGATGCACTTAGCAAGGCAAGATTTGAGTTCAGATGGATGGACCAATTCGCTTTGTCATTGGACCCCGTTACTGCAATGTCCTTTCACGATGAAACTTTACCAGCCGATGGGGCTAAAGTGGCACATTTCTGCTCTATGTGCGGGCCAAAGTTTTGTTCTATGAAAATAACTGAAGATATAAGGAAGTATGCTGAAAATCATGGTTATGGAAATGCAGAGGAAGCCATTCAGCAGGGCATGGATGCTATGAGTGCAGCGTTTCAAGCTGCTAAAAAAACCATTAGTGGGGAACAACACGGTGAGGTTGGCGGTGAGATCTACTTGCCAGAAAATTACATCAACTCTTTGAAGAGCCAAAG GAATATATAA